AGGGAAATGACTTTTAGAAGTAGCGGCAtttaacttcctataatcaatacaaatacgctacccggttaccggccgagtggcgacctcttcacctgcgtcgtttgtgacgacttgaatacATGCCTTCTTAGGAACTGTTTGTGTCAGGCTCACCCCCTGGCTATCAGAAATGGGATATATAATACCCGCATCTAGCCATTTCAAAACCTCCTTCTTAACTACTTCCCGCATGTTCGGATTCAGTCTCCATTGTGTGTTGCGGGAAGGATTAACGCCATCTTctgtgatgattttgtgcatcaccaccgagggactaatccCTTTCAAATCTGCAATGGTCCACCCTATAGCAGCTCTATGAGTGACCAAAACCTTCATCAACTTATATTCTTGCTCCCCGGTCAAGTTGGATCCTATAATGACCGGAAGCGTGctaccttcacccacataagcatacttgagatgcttgggtAGCTCCTTCAACTCTACAACCGGAGGTTCTTCTAACGACGGCTTTAACTTGGTGTCAATGCTTTCCGGGAGGCTTtccacttgatgtgtccaagtgGGCCTTCCTTCCCTAGCCGCTAATACCTCTAATTCTTTCACCTCCTCATCCATGCTTCGATTTGTCTCCCTTtgcaacctgtcaaacatgaaaaactCCTCTATTGTGCTTTCCTCCTCGACATTAATGTCGCATAGAGGTATACACTCATCTACAATATCCGCCATATAGCATTCATCGCCGTCTAGAGGATCCGTCAATCCTGAAAAGACATTTAACCACAACCGACGGTCaccaaaagtcatgtcgaccgtgcCCGATTTGCAATTTATTTGAGCACTcgatgttgccaaaaatggtcgaCCTAGGATAACCGCTGGTTGCTTGGTTCAGTCCAAAGAAACATAATCaagtacaagaaagtccaccggatagtaaaattCCTTGACCTTAACTATTACATTCgtgactatcccacggggtagtttaggggtcaaatcggctaacaccgcGGTGGTGTTTGACGtttgaagtggaccaaaatcatattggtcatataaactacccgtcaagatactcacacttgccccaagatccaaaagtgcccgAGTCATTTTAAATTCACCAACTTGTATTGAAATTATGGGTGCCCCTGGATCTCGAAGTTTTGGTAGAAGTGCACCCGAAAGGATCGAACTCACATTTTTCGGTTAAATCAAGtttcttaggaaacttgtgagtCCGCTTTTGGGTGCATAATTCTTTCAGATACTTAGCATATGAAtgtacttgtttaattgcatccaagAGTGGTAAAttgattttaacttgtttaaaagtTTCCCACGTCTCTTCTTGTTGTGGGCCTCATTTAtttaccactttcttagatggtccTAACAAAGCTTCAGGATAAGGGGCTgtattaacctccacaccctTGTCCTTAGCTTTTGGGACTAGGACGGTCACAACGGGTGTATTGTTATTAACTCTTGcatcatttttattttgattttgacccatttgaccGTCGCTACCTTCATCATCACTAGCATCCTCCACCACCCCTTCCACAAACTTGGGTGGTGGTGGCTCGATTCCACTATCtatgactcgaccactacgtaaagaaattttatttattggtacctcacgtgtgttcttCGAGCTCGATCCTTGATGCTTAGGGATCAccgtggtgtcacttggaagtCCTCCTCCACTTCCACGAATCTGAGCCATTTCTTGTGCAAGTTGCCCAACTTGCTTCTCCAAAGCCTTGTGGGATTTATCTCTTACTTCAATCTCTTTCTTCATTTCGGATTTGAATTGGGGATAGCATTCATAATAGCTTCAACTTTAGAGTTTAACGAATCACCACCACCGGCTTGATTATTCGACCCACTTCCATTACCGCCTTGATtgttgtaattcctttggtacccaccttggtaaTTATTGTCCCGACCTTGGTACCCTTGATTGTAATTACGTTGGTAACCCCCTTGATTACCACCTTGACGATTTTGATATGATGACCCGCTTTGGTTACCCGGTTGAAAATTTGGGTTCATTTGATTTGCAGCATTCCCATATCGGAAGTTGGGGTGATTTCTTAATCCGGGATGATAAGTGTTCGAATTCATATCATTGTTCTTTCTATCTCCGAACACTTGATTTACCTCTTTGGTGTAGTCACCAGGTCCCGTTTGACATTGATCGGTCCGATGACCAATCTCTCCACAATCTTCACAAACCGTAAATTGCACTGCATTCACCTCCTTCCTCTTCATACAAGCTATCTCTCGTTCTAGAGTAGAAATCCGATCCTTAGAGTCAAGATCAGGAAGTGACTGGGAAACGGGATTTTTTTTAGCTCTATCGGCCGACTCCTTTGACTTTGACCGCTTGCTCATCCGCTCAAGAAAATCCCAATCGTCATCTTCATGGTTACTCAACAATGTTCCGTTGCTCGTTGACTCGAGGTGGTTCCATGTCTCGTCATCCAACCATCTCACAAAACACTTAACCAATTCCCACTTTACTATTTGATGATGTGGGCACTTCCAAATCCATTCCTTGTACCGAGTGAATGCTTCATGTAATGGTTCACTCGAAAGTTGACGAAAAGATCTtatttcatctctagcatcatCGGTCTTCGCCATTGAGTAATACTCGTCAAGAAAGACTTGTTGCATCTCGCCCCATGTACGAATACTGTTTGCCGGAAGTGTAAGGAACCATTGTTTCGCCTTATCCTTTAGCGAAAACTGAAATAACTGAAGCTTGACCTCTTCCAGTGCAAAATCATGCCTCCCAATAGTGCTACATATGGCCGAAAACTCCGCCAAATGAATGTATGGTTCATCATTGGACCTCCCATTGAAGTggggaagtatgttgatgtaatgggGTTTGCAATTGAACATTCTTCTTTCGCATACGATTGGTGAGTCATTGTCGATGACCACCAGCCTAAAACGGTCTTTTACTCCCATTGGAGGTTGTTGACAACGACGTGGGCCGTTAACTTCTTGATCAACCAGTCTTCGATTATCCCTTCGATCACCTCCTCTATTACCTCCTAGGTTTCCACCTTGATTACCTtctcccacaaaacgaggaattcggttatggttcacattattattgttgttgtagaACCCATAATCCGGTTCCTTTGATTGTTGTTTCGTGGGTTTCGGTTGTTTCCGTAACCGTCATTTCTCACATTCCCATACCCGTAATTGTCATCCCCCATGAAATAGGCATTTTGATAGCCAAATTCATCGTCGTCAAACCCTCTAGCGTTGTAGACATTCCCCCGGTTCACATACCCCCAACCATCATCATCGACCCGATTATCATAGTTACCCCCATCATCCGAGTATTCCGAGTGAATACTcacatattctagtgattggTAACCGGGAACGCTAAATGGCTCATCATCGGGGATAACATTTCTCAAATCATCTAAATTAAAGAAAGGATCGTCCTTCGCGGGATTGCCACGATCTCGGTTGCCTCTACGATCGGAAATAACATTCCGGTCATCAAGTTGAGTGGGTAAGGAGTTATGTCAGTGAAGgttttgttgttggggtgttctttggattttggtttttggtttttggtttgggaaaggtggtgtgggtggtctTGAATTGTTAACACCACCCGGTTGCTGTTGAGGTATAGGTTGGACATTTTGGGCGGGATTGAAGTTTCCTCGAGTTTGGAATTGATTTTGATTGAGGTTTGGGTAATTGAGGTTTTGGTTGGAAttttggtttgccattgaatcgctTTCAATGGATGGTGTAAATTGTGGTGTTTGGGTGACTTGGTTAGAAACAAgggttgcttctaaccggctttcTAGGTTCCTTCTTGCGACTCTTTCAATTTTCGGTTCATAGACTAatggtgaagtcctcccggaattccttgtatgcatgcactacctgtaatctgcacaagtaacacaacCCGCTAACAAGGAAAAGACAAAGTACAAAAAGAAACTAAACAAATTAAATAGTTAATCACGCAAATTCAAACAaaaatccaaacacaaagcgcacgcactccccgg
Above is a window of Helianthus annuus cultivar XRQ/B chromosome 14, HanXRQr2.0-SUNRISE, whole genome shotgun sequence DNA encoding:
- the LOC110906778 gene encoding SWI5-dependent HO expression protein 3-like; amino-acid sequence: MGVKDRFRLVVIDNDSPIVCERRMFNCKPHYINILPHFNGRSNDEPYIHLAEFSAICSTIGRHDFALEEVKLQLFQFSLKDKAKQWFLTLPANSIRTWGEMQQVFLDEYYSMAKTDDARDEIRSFRQLSSEPLHEAFTRYKEWIWKCPHHQIVKWELVKCFVRWLDDETWNHLESTSNGTLLSNHEDDDWDFLERMSKRSKSKESADRAKKNPVSQSLPDLDSKDRISTLEREIACMKRKEVNAVQFTVCEDCGEIGHRTDQCQTGPGDYTKEVNQVFGDRKNNDMNSNTYHPGLRNHPNFRYGNAANQMNPNFQPGNQSGSSYQNRQGGNQGGYQRNYNQGYQGRDNNYQGGYQRNYNNQGGNGSGSNNQAGGGDSLNSKVEAIMNAIPNSNPK